One stretch of Tenacibaculum sp. MAR_2010_89 DNA includes these proteins:
- a CDS encoding T9SS type A sorting domain-containing protein, giving the protein MTKKLLLIIFFFVSFSIFSQQKGISKLVASPNPFTNNTTIFFNVNNDQPVLLTVKNVLGKTVFTEKLKVKKGRNSFPFRRNDLKAGMYIYAIQTNKEVISKRFVIK; this is encoded by the coding sequence ATGACGAAAAAATTACTATTAATTATATTTTTCTTTGTTTCTTTTTCTATCTTTTCTCAACAGAAAGGCATTAGTAAATTAGTAGCATCTCCTAATCCTTTTACAAATAATACAACTATTTTTTTTAATGTAAATAATGATCAACCTGTATTATTAACTGTTAAAAATGTTTTAGGAAAAACTGTTTTTACTGAAAAATTAAAAGTTAAAAAAGGAAGAAATTCATTCCCTTTTAGGCGCAACGATTTAAAAGCAGGTATGTATATTTACGCAATACAAACGAACAAAGAAGTAATCTCTAAACGCTTTGTTATTAAATAA
- a CDS encoding aspartate carbamoyltransferase catalytic subunit has product MKQLSVEHLLGIKYLNKNDLDIIFETASHFKEVINRPIKKVPSLRDITIANLFFENSTRTKLSFELAEKRLSADVINFSAGQSSVKKGETLIDTVNNILSMKVDIVVMRHSSVGAGIFLSNHVDAKIINAGDGTHEHPTQALLDSFSMREALNSNLKGKKIVIVGDVLHSRVALSNIFALQLQGAEVKVCGPTTLIPRYISSLGVEVETNLKKALEWCDVANVLRVQHERMDIKYFPSTREYTQLFGINKQILDNLGKKIVIMHPGPINRGVELTSDVADSDQSIILNQVENGVAVRMAVIYLLAQQIKR; this is encoded by the coding sequence ATGAAGCAATTAAGTGTTGAACATTTATTAGGCATAAAGTACCTGAATAAAAATGATTTAGATATCATTTTTGAAACTGCCTCTCATTTTAAAGAAGTTATAAACAGACCTATAAAAAAAGTACCTTCATTAAGAGATATAACTATTGCTAATTTATTTTTTGAAAACAGTACACGTACAAAGTTATCATTTGAATTAGCTGAGAAAAGATTATCTGCTGATGTAATTAATTTTTCTGCCGGTCAATCATCTGTTAAAAAAGGAGAAACACTTATAGATACAGTAAACAACATTTTATCTATGAAAGTTGATATTGTTGTTATGCGACATTCAAGTGTTGGAGCTGGTATATTCTTATCAAATCACGTAGATGCTAAAATAATAAATGCTGGTGATGGTACGCATGAACATCCAACTCAAGCTTTATTAGATAGTTTTTCTATGCGTGAAGCCTTAAATAGTAATTTAAAAGGTAAGAAAATAGTAATTGTTGGTGATGTTTTACATTCACGTGTAGCTTTATCAAATATCTTTGCTTTACAATTACAAGGAGCTGAAGTAAAAGTATGTGGACCAACAACATTAATTCCTCGCTACATATCTAGCTTAGGAGTTGAAGTTGAAACAAATTTAAAGAAAGCTCTTGAATGGTGTGATGTTGCTAATGTTTTACGTGTGCAACATGAAAGAATGGATATTAAATACTTTCCTTCAACAAGAGAATACACACAGCTATTTGGAATCAATAAACAAATTCTAGATAACCTTGGCAAGAAAATTGTTATTATGCATCCTGGTCCTATTAACAGAGGTGTAGAACTAACAAGTGATGTAGCTGATAGTGACCAATCTATTATTTTAAATCAAGTAGAAAACGGTGTAGCTGTTAGAATGGCTGTTATTTATTTGTTAGCTCAGCAAATAAAAAGATAA
- the pyrR gene encoding bifunctional pyr operon transcriptional regulator/uracil phosphoribosyltransferase PyrR: MSRKTLLTSKEIEIILHRLACQLIENHNDFSNTVLIGIQPRGTYLAQRLAKLLKNDYGIKNLQLGLLDITFYRDDFRRRDEPLEATTTEINFLIEGKNVVFIDDVLYSGRSVRSALTAIQSYGRPENIELLVLIDRRFSRHLPIQPNYRGRQVDAINEEKVVVHWKETHKKDTIYLENKQ, from the coding sequence ATGAGCAGAAAAACACTACTTACTTCAAAAGAAATTGAAATCATTCTGCATCGATTAGCCTGTCAGTTAATCGAAAATCATAACGATTTTTCTAATACAGTATTAATAGGTATTCAACCGAGAGGAACATACTTAGCACAACGTTTAGCTAAATTATTAAAGAATGATTACGGTATAAAGAACTTACAATTGGGATTATTAGATATAACTTTTTACCGTGATGATTTCCGAAGAAGAGACGAACCCCTAGAAGCAACTACAACTGAAATAAACTTTCTTATAGAAGGTAAAAATGTTGTTTTTATTGACGATGTTTTGTATTCAGGAAGAAGCGTTAGATCAGCTTTAACAGCTATTCAATCATATGGAAGACCTGAAAACATTGAATTACTAGTATTAATAGACCGTAGATTTAGTCGTCATTTACCAATTCAACCTAATTATAGAGGTAGGCAAGTTGACGCTATTAATGAAGAAAAAGTAGTTGTTCATTGGAAGGAAACTCACAAAAAAGATACCATTTACCTAGAGAACAAGCAATAA
- a CDS encoding SulP family inorganic anion transporter, translating into MMKYIKNKKIKIKDDTLAGITVSLAMIPEVVAFAFVAQISPIVALFGAFVVGIISAIFGGRPGLISGAAGAVAVIFVHMIQEGHAKGLLFDSPVENMGYFYLLAAVVLMGVIQVLAGVFKLGKFVRLIPHPVMMGFVNGLAIVIFMAQLGMFKENSKDLFGQNKRKTDSKELVYNVANNEVKDVMSGTILYAIKENSVINLKTNKEAFVISDGQVFNPETKKVVFNVKDDGFYSIKDSGVVKSTMQGEKLYTMIGLVLLTMLIVWGLPKLTTKIPAALTAILIVSFVVIFGGINSINVGDFIRDGGGAGLNGFDELSKKLNLFELWSNLPFNLDTLKFIAPYSFLAASVGLIETLMTMNLVDELTDSRGNGNKECVAQGAGNMVSGLFGGTGGCGMIGQTVININAGGRGRLSGVMMALTLLTFILFADKYIEQVPIAALVGVMFMMVIETFAWSSFRIMNKIPKTDAFVLIIVSAVTVFFDLAIAVFVGVIISALVFAWENARKIRARKRTKDDGTKVYEIWGPLFFGSITAFNEKFDIKNDPDKVEIDFVESRVSDHSAIEAIFNLVEKYQAAGKKIILKHLSEDCKVLMYKASDTFHDIIIEDIDDPRYHLAENPEKFPKPLSEYKF; encoded by the coding sequence ATGATGAAATACATTAAGAATAAGAAGATTAAGATAAAAGATGATACGTTAGCTGGTATTACTGTTTCCTTAGCAATGATACCAGAGGTTGTTGCTTTTGCCTTTGTAGCTCAAATAAGCCCTATTGTAGCATTGTTTGGTGCGTTTGTGGTAGGTATAATTTCTGCGATTTTTGGAGGTAGGCCTGGTCTAATTTCGGGAGCAGCTGGAGCAGTAGCAGTTATTTTTGTTCATATGATTCAAGAAGGGCATGCCAAAGGTCTTTTATTTGATTCTCCAGTAGAGAATATGGGGTATTTCTATCTTTTGGCTGCAGTAGTTTTAATGGGAGTTATACAAGTTTTGGCTGGTGTTTTTAAATTAGGAAAGTTTGTTAGATTAATACCTCATCCAGTAATGATGGGGTTTGTAAATGGACTTGCTATCGTTATTTTTATGGCTCAGCTAGGGATGTTCAAAGAAAACTCAAAAGATTTATTTGGGCAGAACAAACGTAAAACTGATTCTAAGGAACTTGTATATAATGTCGCTAATAATGAAGTTAAAGATGTAATGTCTGGTACAATTTTATATGCTATTAAAGAAAACTCTGTAATAAATTTAAAAACAAACAAAGAAGCTTTTGTAATATCTGATGGTCAGGTGTTCAATCCTGAAACTAAAAAAGTTGTATTTAATGTAAAAGATGATGGCTTTTATTCTATAAAAGATAGTGGAGTAGTAAAATCTACTATGCAAGGAGAAAAGTTATATACCATGATAGGTTTAGTATTATTAACAATGCTTATTGTATGGGGGCTACCTAAATTGACTACAAAAATACCAGCAGCTTTAACTGCTATATTAATAGTTTCTTTTGTAGTTATTTTTGGAGGTATTAATTCTATTAATGTAGGTGATTTTATTAGAGATGGGGGAGGAGCCGGATTAAATGGTTTTGATGAATTATCTAAAAAATTAAATCTATTTGAGTTATGGAGTAACCTTCCTTTTAATTTGGATACATTGAAATTTATAGCGCCTTATTCATTTTTAGCGGCCTCAGTTGGTTTAATTGAAACGCTTATGACAATGAATTTAGTAGATGAATTAACTGACTCTAGAGGAAATGGAAATAAAGAGTGTGTTGCTCAAGGTGCTGGAAATATGGTTAGTGGATTGTTTGGAGGAACTGGTGGTTGTGGAATGATTGGCCAAACAGTTATTAATATTAATGCTGGAGGTAGAGGTAGATTATCTGGAGTAATGATGGCTTTAACTTTATTAACTTTTATTTTATTTGCTGATAAATATATTGAACAAGTGCCTATTGCCGCATTAGTAGGTGTGATGTTTATGATGGTTATAGAAACTTTTGCGTGGTCTAGTTTTAGAATCATGAATAAAATACCTAAAACAGATGCATTTGTTTTAATTATAGTATCTGCTGTAACAGTATTCTTTGATTTAGCAATAGCTGTATTTGTAGGTGTTATAATCTCTGCATTAGTTTTTGCATGGGAAAATGCAAGAAAAATTAGAGCAAGAAAACGTACAAAAGATGACGGTACTAAAGTTTATGAAATTTGGGGCCCTTTATTTTTTGGAAGTATAACTGCTTTTAATGAGAAATTTGATATTAAAAATGATCCAGATAAAGTTGAAATTGATTTTGTAGAGTCACGTGTATCTGATCATTCAGCTATAGAGGCTATTTTTAATTTAGTAGAAAAATATCAAGCAGCTGGGAAAAAAATAATATTAAAGCATTTAAGTGAAGATTGTAAAGTATTAATGTATAAAGCTAGTGATACTTTTCATGATATTATTATAGAAGATATTGATGACCCTCGTTATCACTTAGCTGAAAATCCTGAAAAGTTTCCGAAGCCATTATCTGAATATAAATTTTAA
- a CDS encoding hydrogen peroxide-inducible genes activator, which produces MTITQLKYTLAVAEYKNFTVAAEHCFVTQPTLSMQIQKLEDELDAKIFNRSKKPIELTEVGKKIIEQAKVIVDESNRIIDIVHQQKGYVGGEFKLGIIPTIMPTLLPMFLKTFNRNYPKVQLIIEELTTEEIVRKLTDGHIDAALAATPLENEAIKERVLYYEPFVGLVPEEHKLFSQNKIKVDELEVDDILLLEDGHCFKDSVINLCRTNKKNRNLQFQLESGSFDTLIKLSKDGLGMTLLPYLNTLDLHEEDKKHLREFETPPPAREVSLLYHKSQLKMQLIEALKSTIDSVVRGAIAFSDVEIISPLQKK; this is translated from the coding sequence ATGACTATCACTCAACTAAAATATACATTAGCTGTAGCTGAATATAAAAATTTTACTGTCGCTGCTGAGCATTGTTTTGTTACACAACCAACTTTAAGTATGCAAATTCAGAAACTAGAAGATGAATTAGATGCTAAAATCTTTAATAGATCAAAAAAGCCTATTGAATTAACTGAAGTAGGAAAAAAAATTATTGAACAAGCAAAAGTTATTGTCGATGAAAGTAATAGAATTATTGATATTGTACATCAACAAAAAGGATATGTTGGCGGAGAATTTAAATTAGGAATTATACCTACAATAATGCCAACATTATTACCTATGTTCCTAAAAACTTTTAATAGAAACTATCCAAAAGTTCAATTAATTATCGAGGAACTTACAACTGAAGAGATTGTACGTAAATTAACAGACGGTCATATTGACGCTGCCTTAGCTGCAACCCCTCTTGAAAATGAAGCTATAAAAGAACGTGTATTATATTATGAACCATTTGTTGGTTTGGTTCCTGAAGAGCATAAACTTTTTAGTCAAAATAAAATTAAAGTAGATGAACTTGAAGTAGATGATATATTATTATTAGAAGATGGACATTGCTTTAAAGACAGTGTTATTAATTTATGTAGAACAAATAAAAAGAATAGAAATTTACAGTTTCAACTTGAAAGTGGGAGTTTTGATACCTTAATTAAGCTTTCAAAAGATGGGTTAGGTATGACTCTTTTACCTTATCTAAATACATTAGATTTACATGAGGAAGATAAAAAGCATTTACGTGAGTTTGAAACACCCCCTCCTGCGCGTGAGGTAAGTTTATTGTATCACAAATCACAGTTAAAAATGCAACTTATTGAAGCTTTAAAAAGCACTATAGATAGTGTTGTTAGAGGCGCAATAGCCTTTAGTGATGTAGAAATAATCAGTCCATTACAAAAGAAATAA
- a CDS encoding Dps family protein gives METTILGLDKKKTENLVEELNVLLANFQIYYQNVRGLHWNIKGKNFFELHVKFEEFYTDAQEKVDLIAERILTLQGVPLHTFNDYSSLAKVPVGKNIYEDVKAVELVVESLSELLKIERSILELSDDADDEGTNSMMSDFISEQEKTLWMMNAWLG, from the coding sequence ATGGAAACTACAATATTAGGATTAGATAAAAAGAAGACAGAAAACTTAGTAGAAGAATTAAATGTTCTATTAGCTAATTTTCAAATATACTATCAGAATGTAAGAGGACTTCACTGGAATATTAAAGGAAAAAACTTTTTTGAATTGCATGTTAAATTTGAAGAGTTTTATACAGATGCACAAGAAAAAGTAGATTTAATTGCTGAACGTATTTTAACTCTACAAGGAGTACCTTTACATACTTTTAACGATTACAGTAGTTTGGCTAAAGTTCCTGTAGGGAAAAATATTTATGAAGATGTTAAAGCTGTAGAATTAGTAGTTGAGTCTTTATCAGAACTGTTAAAAATTGAAAGAAGTATTTTAGAATTATCTGATGATGCAGATGACGAAGGAACAAATTCTATGATGAGTGATTTCATATCAGAACAAGAAAAAACATTATGGATGATGAATGCTTGGTTAGGCTAA